GGTGTCATACACGCAGATGCAGACGAGGGTGATAAGTGGGTTGGGTTTTGGGATGGTAGCAGTTCATGAAGTATAGCAGTTTTGTTACTCTGCCAATATAATTAACCTGCTTGGCCCTGTAGAGTGTTTCTATAATGCAGGCTTCTGCTGTATTAGTTCAAAGTTCTTGTTTTGATGCACATTTTTCATGTCCTCTCTACATTGTTGTAATAAAAAGTAGATTTATCCAAGGGTAGATCTAGAGTTCCTATATTGGGGTTTGCAGACGTCAGGCTTAGGATGTGGCATAGACCAAGGCCAGCCTCACGATGGGGGAGGGAGTCAGCCATGAGGCATCTACTTTCACTCCAGGCCAGATGGTGGTGGAGACCTGCCAAGGGGAAAGAGGCTCAGAATTTCTTTACCCTACAGATAGCGGCTGTAGTTATGGCCTGCAAAAAAACTTGTGAAACCATATGAGGAACTCTGCGTTCTCTGGTTTGGAACCACACTGCTCAGATGTACTGTATCTTTCAGGGTCTTCGGTTTTTTCTGGTgtttagcttgtttttttttctgtgtcctGCCAGTAACCTTTCCCCAATGTCTCTGCCCAGACCTGATCCAGTGTACCAATGAGATGAATGTGAACATCCCCCAGCTGGCGGACACTTTGTTTGAGAGGACCACCAACACCAGCTGGGTCGTGGTCTTCAAGTCCCTCATCACTACCCACCACCTCATGGTCTACGGCAATGAGGTGAGCAGGATGCAGCTGGTGTCGAACTACAGTCTGAATTCAGAGATGGTCTTAAATGGGTACAACCAGTCTTGGTGGCGCTCTGGGATAGAACAGCACGAGTGTTTCCCCATCACTTCCTTTTGTGTACTTCTCTTTGCTCTTAATGTTACTTGGCTTTTATGTAGGCCgatcttgttttttttaaacttgcaTTAACTTCTGCCTTGTATTGAGTGGCAGTGATTATTAGTTATAGCCAGGGTTATTCTTTATAGAAGACCAATGCTAACCATGTTCTCTCTTTACACTGTACACTGCTGTAGTTGCCTAGATAATCTCAATGTTTGCTTGTTTATAGTGGTGGATTTACCTGTTTTCTTTGCAAAGTGTGTGACAGCTGAGATGTCCATGTAATGTAATGGCCATTGTAATAGTTTCTTGAAGGCTGGCTTGTTACATTCTGCTCAATCAGATTTATTGTAGGGATAAAACCCCATTATGTTGAACTTTGCTCTATATTCtgtgcaattctaatcatttttcactttttttttattgcagcgaTTTATACAATACTTGGCTTCAAGGAACACTTTATTCAACCTGAGCAATTTTTTGGACAAAAGTGGGTTACAGGGTGAGTGATACTGCTTCAACAGTCGGTTTTGCGTTTGACATGCTAGCATAAGATGTGCTAGACCACATGAAATGAATATGCAAATCACAAACATTTAGAAGCCCGTATTCGGGTTCTGTCAGACATGACTGGTTCACTGCTCCTCCAGCTGGCGTGTCATGTctggggggggcggagccttCTGGAAGGTTACATTTGGATTGGGATAGCTGAAGGTCTTTAAAGTCTAATCAATGCCTAGCATAGGATTGTGGGTCATATTAGTGCCTCCCTCTTTTCAGAGTGTATCTGTTGTAATGTGCTTTATGGGTTACGTGTGGCCTTCCAGGACTATGTTAGCATGACACGTTTTGGTTTCCTATGCAGGGTCTTCCTATGCAAATGAGCTTGCCAGCAGTTGTTTCCTAAGCTGAGGGAAAGGGAAATGCGCGTGTGTATGTTAATACCCGGGTGCACTGTCCTCTGGCAGCCTGCTCCAGAGGGAGCCGTCTTTGGGAAGGCAGGGTCTCTGGAGCCCTActgcccccacaccccccctccccccttttttttttaaatcagcggCAATATCACGTGCTGTCAGAGTGCCGGAGCTACCGGGCAGCCCTGATGGCGGTTTCTCACTGGCTCTGCCTCCCATACTGCTGGGAGACATTGAATCCGCTTACTGAAGACTCTGTTACCAAACAGCTCACTGTTTAAAATGAATAACTCCGACTCAGACTCCTCATACTTTGCCTTGCATTTGCACTCTATTTCTCTTTTAACCTGTGACAGTATTTGTGTTAAGCCCCTCATCTGGTTTTACAGAATGTTACTCTCCAAcattgcatttacatttattcttCTGGCAGACGTTTTTCTCAAAACGATTCCCAGCAGCAAATGTTTCTCTGTGTTTAGGCCTCTGAGGGCACGCATGTTTGCGCTAAGGCAAAGAGggctttaaatataaaaggccaCCTAGTTAAATGAAGTGCCCTTGATCAGGCTCTCGTACAGGGATGAACGGCACAGTTTCTCATTGCCTGTCTCTGTGTGGTTTAATTTCATGTTGGGAAAGTGATTTTTACCTGTGCAGACAGACCGAAATTGGGGTGTCCAGGCCACAGGAGCTGGGCCTGGCACCAGTTAGCAGATGCGCAGTGCTTTGTCACAGGCCAAAATCCATGTATACTTTTTCTGATGTCGGTCCCTTCCTAGGTTATGACATGTCGACTTTCATCAGAAGGTATAGCCGTTACCTGAATGAGAAAGCAGTTTCTTACAGACAAGTCGCTTTtgacttcacaaaagtaaaacgaGGGTAAGTTCactttccttttttcttttcttccttCCCCCAGCTGTTCAGTATTTGGAAATGAACTCGTTTGATTTCTATTAAGCTGTCCAGGCAACCGTTTTGTGGTAGAAAGCCAATGATCTCAGTGTGAAAGATGTGTGCTGCTCTCCCAGTCTTCCACCTCCAAACCCTCTGCATCTTCTGAGTGATCACAACACCCGTCCCTCAGTCAAAATAAACCACTTCCTTAATGTTGTTTTTATACCAAAGTGCTGATGGAGTGATGAGGACCATGAACACAGAAAAGCTCCTGAAGACCATCCCTATAATTCAGAATCAGATGGATGCTCTTCTTGATTTCAACGTGAGTAGTTCTTTTGTGATTCTGAATAGGCAAGAGAATAAACTATCGCtattgaaatccatccatccatccattttccaaaccgcttatcctactgggtcgcggggggtccggagcctatcccggaagcaatgggcacgaggcagggaacaatcctggatggggggccagcccaacgcagggcacattcacacaccattcactcacacatgcacacccacgggcaatttagcaagtccaattagcctcagcatgtttttggactgtggggggaaaccggagcacccggaggaaaccccacgacgacatggggagaacatgcaaactccacacacatgtgacccaggcggacactcgaacccaggtcccagaggtgtgaggcaacagtgctaaccactgcaccaccatgccgccaccCGCTATTGAAATATCGAGTTTAATTACAGGTTAGCTGGTTATGCTGGCCTGTTCTTttgtaatagtttttttttgttccttagGTCAATGCCAATGAGCTTACAAATGGGGTAATCAATGCAGCTTTCATGCTCCTGTTCAAAGATGCAATCAGGCTGTTTGCGGCCTATAATGAAGGAATCATCAACCTGTTAGGTGAGTGACTCCACGCGGCCCTGCATTTATAGACCCTTTGTGTCTCATGGTGTTTCACCAGCACGGGGAAACCTTTGAGTTTTTTGTTGGCCTCAGATTGTTGAATTTATAACGTTATCGCTGTACACGCTGAACTACCTGTCATGCCACACTTTTTTCTTTGAATTTAACGCTGTGTCAGTATTTCTTTGCCATGTTTCTTTTGGGCACGCCAGCATGAGTTAAATTATAAGAGCTTGTATGTCTTTATCACTGCTGTGGTCAAAGGTCAGTCAGCTGCTCGTTAAGAGAGTGGGATAAATCCAGCGCTGTCATCTTGCTGAGGTCGTAGTTCACAGAGGCGCCCGTCTATGCCATCGACGTgccctgaccccccacccccaccccacgtaGTGtccagtttcattaagtgtgcgGTCCCATCGTGTCCCTAGCCTAGCTGAGGGATGACACTTTTAATTCCTTCTTAAAGTGCTTTGCCCTTGTGGCTCTGGGTTAACCTGAAGCAGCTGTCTCTCTGTATGGCTATTTTCCAGTAAGTCCTGTATATAAATTTCCCTGTAAGCTGGCTATGAAGAAGAAAGCCTTTGTTTCCTTTTCAAATTAATACTGAACCCTGACCCCTCAAAATAGAGAAATACTTCGACATGAAGAAGACCCAGTGTAAAGAAGGCCTTGACATCTACAAGAAATTCCTCACCCGGATGACAAGGATCTCAGAGTTCCTCAAAGTTGCAGAGGTGAGCTTTCCTGGGATGCCTTTAAGGGGTTCCTGAGGGCGACATATTCCTGACCTATGCTGTCTTTTCACAGCAAGTGGGCATCGATCGGGGGGACATTCCAGACCTGTCTCAGGTAAGACACCTGGTCCGGACCGATGAACTCATTTTCCCCTTGGCTTGCCCCCTTGCTAGTACCTCTTCCACATCTCCCTGGCCGAACTTACTTGCGACCTTTTGCTGCCTATAACTTCGCCCGGCACAGACTTCCGAGGCACTGACGAGCGCATGAGGGCCCTCTGTGCATGTCGCCCATGTGGCAAACCTTAATTTTCCTGACTTCTCACTAAATACAGCAAATAAAGGTGTTAATTCAGGGTGCTGTGGGTCGCCACTGGAGACTAAGATGTTGGGTGTTTGGTTGTTACTATCAgaatttggggtggggggggtatttGCATGTGAGCAGGTTTCAGATTTTGCAAGAATAACTGGCACAAGGATTTTTGGcagtggttgttttttttttgtcaaagtaTAGAATATTATTGTTTGGAAGGGAGAGGGATCAGAATCGGTGCAGTTAACCCAGTGGTTCTCacagtcggtcctcgggccccactgccctgcttgttttcctgctatccctgccccagctgtctttcagcttctgattacctgcatcaggtgtgttcagtcaatcagcagtgcgtagggcagggatagctggaaaacgaacagggcagtggggcctgaggaccgactGTGAGAACCACTGGGTTAACCTAGTGTTTTTGAATCGCTGTTTTTGTGCTGGTGTTTTAACTTCTAGTGAATTAGGCAGTTGTACtttttctattcctgtctctgaCAATTACCACCTTTATATTCTGTATCTTTCCTTATCTTTCCGTTTTCAGTTTACGGTTTGTGTAAGTATCTGCATCTCACTCTCtccttttctgtgtgtgttcagTTGGAAATTTCAGCTTGGTGTACATGTTAAAATTCTCTGCATGCCCGCCGTATCTGGTCGTCCCTGGGTTCTGCTCGACCCCTCCCATCCTGAATGAGTGTTTGTCTTGTGATAGGCCCCCAGTAGCCTGCTGGATGCTTTGGAGCAGCACTTGGCTTCCCTTGAAGGAAAGAAGGTCAAAGATTCCACTGCTGCAAGCAGGTATGGTTTTGAATTGTGGCTCCTTTCCCCTGAAAAGTGACTTCTGAGTGTGATCTCTGTGGAGCACGTGTTCGGGCAGGTCCACATGGCTCTCAACGTGCCTTGTAGCTAtgttttgtgtctgtctgttctCTTCTCAGTCATCCATCTGAGAAGCTTTGTTAGAACCCTCCGAAATTCATACTGGTCCCTTTCAGCCACTCTTATCAGATCTTCTGAAATAACATGTGACTGTATATTATGGTGTTAAGCTTCCTGTTACTTTCCTGATGGGGGGTTTTTTGGCCTTTAATGAAAAACATTCCCTCCTCTTGATGTTCCAGAAGTTGAAGACCCAAAGTAGCGATTAGTAATTTGCCACTCACTCTCGCTAATTCGCACCGATGCACGTGTCAGGGCACATTGGAAGGATGTGTACCCCCCACAAATGTTGCCCGGTGCCAGTGGAGCATTTCCGACGGCGCCAGTGTTACCGTACTGTCTGGAGCcgtaaccccaccccccccggtcTCACATGTCCAGGGCCAGCACCCTCTCAAATGCGGTATCGTCGCTGGCGAACACGGGTATCTCCTTCACCAAAGTGGACGAAAGGGAAAAGCAGGCGGCCCTGGAGGAAGAACAGGCTCGCTTAAAAGCGCTCAAGGTACacttctccccccaccccaataaaGGAAAAAGGCTCGCTGTCTATATGCTTTTCACCCAGGCAGTAATCTCTAAGCTGCGAATGCTAGCTGCGTCTTGATATTTTGTGGATTTTGTTTCACCTTAACTGGGTAGTGATGCTGGCTGCTGTGGGTTTAACTCTGTAAATTTAAGCTGGAAACCAGCGAGAGATGTTGGTTTCCAGAAGGTTCCCGGTTTCTGTTCGAGGTGTGCCCGTGTGTCTGGGAATTTCTTGGCAGCAACTTTTATAAAGTGTTGTTCCTTCATCTCTGAATTTGtctaaggtgtgtgtgtgtgtgtgtgtgtgtctgtgtgcgcgcgtgtgtgtgcacgtgtgtgtgtgtgcgcaaagtgcggtaaaacctgaaacttccttacatttggggacatttttcagggtCCTCATTTGGATAACCTGTTTCATAAAAATTTgatcaaaaaagttaaaatgCCAAGTCTTGCATCTTGTTTTGTTACTTTTGGTTACGGTTTGGACTGGGTAGGTTGTAAGGGTGATTGGGATTTGGGATTTTACCGTAAAAATGAATGGAATGTCCCCCCTTCAGATAGGTACGCCaacgtgtgtgcgtctgtcctAGGAATGGTGTGAAAAGGCCTCggcattaaaatatttaaagtttttttgACTACATTGAAttttggtgatcagtggtcattgttgacacgccacagcacacagtgcacaacaatgaaatgtgtcctctgcttttAACCCATATGCGACATcgtgacacagcagggggcagctaattcagcgcctggggagcagtgcttgggggcggcactctgctcagggtacctcagtggtgccttgctggtcggcaATTCAAACCCGcagtctttcaattacaagtgcacttccgtGACCATGAAGCCACCACTGACCTTCTTCCTAGGAACAGCGTTTGAAGGAGTTGTCAAAGAAGCCATCCACCACTGCTGCGTCACCCGTCTCTACCACCGGGGGCACAATCAGTACTGCCCCGGCGATTGACCTCTTCTCCACTCCCAGCTCCACAAACAGGTCTTGATTCTCTTGATTGGCTTGTGTTTAGGTTCCCTAGGCCTTAGACCTTGTATCTCTACTATAAGGGTTTTTGTATAACTTAAATCGCAGATGGTTGTGTTAATCACTTCTGCCGATGTGGAAGATgacatttgttctgtttttgttcaAATTTTAATATATGGCCAGTGTTGGGCAGATGCGAACTCCACAGGAACTTGCTGGTTACGCATGGGTTCCAGTCCTTTAGGCCGTGCCCAGTCACACTCCATGTGCAGCCATCTGAGCTGGTTGTGGATGGTTCCTGGTGTTGACTGAAGCAGCTCCATGCCTTTCTCCTTCTCGCCCAGCACTTCCAAGGTGCAGAGTGACTTGCTTGACCTGCAGCCAACATTTCAGCCACCGATGCCAATCTCCACAGGCCTGCCTGTAGCAAACACATGGGCAGGTAAGCAGCCCCGATGCTTAGCTATACGTTATTTACACTTGACTGCAAGTCAAGTGCCGCTCTATCAGGCGTTGAGTTTAAGGTGATAAGtagttttaatatttatataatgattGGCAGAATATTatgatttaaacatttaaaatatgaccGAGTTGAAATGCCGCTGCATTAATTGTGATCTTATGGCAACTCTAGTTTTTAATCGTGATATGGCGTGGTACAGTCTTTCAAAAGAATACTCAGAGATTAGGTTGCTTGAATGCTAAGGAGAGGTCGCAGACTTGAAAAGATTTGCTCTTGTAAGGGGCTCAGTTCCAGTATATTAAGGTATAATCATATGCAGGTCCTATCACTGTGTGCTTAATGTGGAGGTCAACAGCtgtaaaaaaaagttaaacaatgataagctgaaactgattacCTTAGCTTAAATGCTTACTTAACTGTGATGGGTAAACTCATTCTCTAATGATGCATTTAGAAATGCATATCCCTCATTTCACTTGCATTTCTATAAGCATTGTTCTTCAGTGTGGTCTGGTGACACATTGAGGTACTGTTGTGTTGTATTGGGTTTTTACTTCAGTACTAAAAATGGGTTTCTTCAGGGTGTAGTTTATGATCTGGCAGGACACTGGTGATCGGCTCTTTCTCATGATGTCATCTCTGCATGGTTTGAAGGAAACAATTTGTGTTCAGTCAACAGCATTGCAATCCAGTGCTTCTCTTCAATTAAGAAAATCGAGCGTTTTATTGATGTTCACTCATCTTGAGTTTTTATCTCCACTGGCATATGATTGTGACTAGGAGTGATGTCATAGAAAGACTCGTTTGTATGTTTTCCTTTTCGAGTTTGGATGATCCATCAGTAATTTTAATGTGCACCTCCGGTAAATCACAG
This genomic stretch from Brienomyrus brachyistius isolate T26 chromosome 6, BBRACH_0.4, whole genome shotgun sequence harbors:
- the picalma gene encoding phosphatidylinositol binding clathrin assembly protein a isoform X24, which codes for MSGQSITDRITAAQHSVTGSAVSKTVCKATTHEIMGPKKKHLDYLIQCTNEMNVNIPQLADTLFERTTNTSWVVVFKSLITTHHLMVYGNERFIQYLASRNTLFNLSNFLDKSGLQGYDMSTFIRRYSRYLNEKAVSYRQVAFDFTKVKRGADGVMRTMNTEKLLKTIPIIQNQMDALLDFNVNANELTNGVINAAFMLLFKDAIRLFAAYNEGIINLLEKYFDMKKTQCKEGLDIYKKFLTRMTRISEFLKVAEQVGIDRGDIPDLSQFTVCAPSSLLDALEQHLASLEGKKVKDSTAASRASTLSNAVSSLANTGISFTKVDEREKQAALEEEQARLKALKEQRLKELSKKPSTTAASPVSTTGGTISTAPAIDLFSTPSSTNSTSKVQSDLLDLQPTFQPPMPISTGLPVANTWADDVLGGILKPTVASPNQGLPPNSQQPGKLVSDDLDSSLANLVGNLGIRNGTTKNDIHWSQPGEKKLTGGTNWQPKTAPTTTWNPATMNGMHFPQYAPSVMAFPATTPTGMMAYGVPPQMGSMAMMTQPTMMYTQPVLRPPNPFGPVPGAQVCVPTHGTGDPPSTASSPSSQSPLRAPGKDPFAQLSLKDFL
- the picalma gene encoding phosphatidylinositol binding clathrin assembly protein a isoform X23, producing MSGQSITDRITAAQHSVTGSAVSKTVCKATTHEIMGPKKKHLDYLIQCTNEMNVNIPQLADTLFERTTNTSWVVVFKSLITTHHLMVYGNERFIQYLASRNTLFNLSNFLDKSGLQGYDMSTFIRRYSRYLNEKAVSYRQVAFDFTKVKRGADGVMRTMNTEKLLKTIPIIQNQMDALLDFNVNANELTNGVINAAFMLLFKDAIRLFAAYNEGIINLLEKYFDMKKTQCKEGLDIYKKFLTRMTRISEFLKVAEQVGIDRGDIPDLSQAPSSLLDALEQHLASLEGKKVKDSTAASRASTLSNAVSSLANTGISFTKVDEREKQAALEEEQARLKALKEQRLKELSKKPSTTAASPVSTTGGTISTAPAIDLFSTPSSTNSTSKVQSDLLDLQPTFQPPMPISTGLPVANTWAGFSASPAPQSQTSRGLNVDFDSVFGNKSASSNNPDSAVASPNQGLPPNSQQPGKLVSDDLDSSLANLVGNLGIRNGTTKNDIHWSQPGEKKLTGGTNWQPKTAPTTTWNPATMAPSVMAFPATTPTGMMAYGVPPQMGSMAMMTQPTMMYTQPVLRPPNPFGPVPGAQVCVPTHGTGDPPSTASSPSSQSPLRAPGKDPFAQLSLKDFL
- the picalma gene encoding phosphatidylinositol binding clathrin assembly protein a isoform X17, which translates into the protein MSGQSITDRITAAQHSVTGSAVSKTVCKATTHEIMGPKKKHLDYLIQCTNEMNVNIPQLADTLFERTTNTSWVVVFKSLITTHHLMVYGNERFIQYLASRNTLFNLSNFLDKSGLQGYDMSTFIRRYSRYLNEKAVSYRQVAFDFTKVKRGADGVMRTMNTEKLLKTIPIIQNQMDALLDFNVNANELTNGVINAAFMLLFKDAIRLFAAYNEGIINLLEKYFDMKKTQCKEGLDIYKKFLTRMTRISEFLKVAEQVGIDRGDIPDLSQAPSSLLDALEQHLASLEGKKVKDSTAASRASTLSNAVSSLANTGISFTKVDEREKQAALEEEQARLKALKEQRLKELSKKPSTTAASPVSTTGGTISTAPAIDLFSTPSSTNSTSKVQSDLLDLQPTFQPPMPISTGLPVANTWAGFSASPAPQSQTSRGLNVDFDSVFGNKSASSNNPDSADDVLGGILKPTVASPNQGLPPNSQQPGKLVSDDLDSSLANLVGNLGIRNGTTKNDIHWSQPGEKKLTGGTNWQPKTAPTTTWNPATMNGMHFPQYAPSVMAFPATTPTGMMAYGVPPQMGSMAMMTQPTMMYTQPVLRPPNPFGPVPGAQVCVPTHGTGDPPSTASSPSSQSPLRAPGKDPFAQLSLKDFL
- the picalma gene encoding phosphatidylinositol binding clathrin assembly protein a isoform X11 encodes the protein MSGQSITDRITAAQHSVTGSAVSKTVCKATTHEIMGPKKKHLDYLIQCTNEMNVNIPQLADTLFERTTNTSWVVVFKSLITTHHLMVYGNERFIQYLASRNTLFNLSNFLDKSGLQGYDMSTFIRRYSRYLNEKAVSYRQVAFDFTKVKRGADGVMRTMNTEKLLKTIPIIQNQMDALLDFNVNANELTNGVINAAFMLLFKDAIRLFAAYNEGIINLLEKYFDMKKTQCKEGLDIYKKFLTRMTRISEFLKVAEQVGIDRGDIPDLSQFTVCAPSSLLDALEQHLASLEGKKVKDSTAASRASTLSNAVSSLANTGISFTKVDEREKQAALEEEQARLKALKEQRLKELSKKPSTTAASPVSTTGGTISTAPAIDLFSTPSSTNSTSKVQSDLLDLQPTFQPPMPISTGLPVANTWADPFTSSEAVDDSIPNLNPFLTKPVVDAVHLPVVSSDGVSFSSRTPSHEMFGDSFCGPAPYPNASLFQSEPSAVAGLFGGFSASPAPQSQTSRGLNVDFDSVFGNKSASSNNPDSADDVLGGILKPTVASPNQGLPPNSQQPGKLVSDDLDSSLANLVGNLGIRNGTTKNDIHWSQPGEKKLTGGTNWQPKTAPTTTWNPATMNGMHFPQYAPSVMAFPATTPTGMMAYGVPPQMGSMAMMTQPTMMYTQPVLRPPNPFGPVPGAQVCVPTHGTGDPMQFM
- the picalma gene encoding phosphatidylinositol binding clathrin assembly protein a isoform X27; amino-acid sequence: MSGQSITDRITAAQHSVTGSAVSKTVCKATTHEIMGPKKKHLDYLIQCTNEMNVNIPQLADTLFERTTNTSWVVVFKSLITTHHLMVYGNERFIQYLASRNTLFNLSNFLDKSGLQGYDMSTFIRRYSRYLNEKAVSYRQVAFDFTKVKRGADGVMRTMNTEKLLKTIPIIQNQMDALLDFNVNANELTNGVINAAFMLLFKDAIRLFAAYNEGIINLLEKYFDMKKTQCKEGLDIYKKFLTRMTRISEFLKVAEQVGIDRGDIPDLSQAPSSLLDALEQHLASLEGKKVKDSTAASRASTLSNAVSSLANTGISFTKVDEREKQAALEEEQARLKALKEQRLKELSKKPSTTAASPVSTTGGTISTAPAIDLFSTPSSTNSTSKVQSDLLDLQPTFQPPMPISTGLPVANTWADPFTSSEAVDDSIPNLNPFLTKPVVDAVHLPVVSSDGVSFSSRTPSHEMFGDSFCGPAPYPNASLFQSEPSAVAGLFGGFSASPAPQSQTSRGLNVDFDSVFGNKSASSNNPDSAGGILKPTVASPNQGLPPNSQQPGKLVSDDLDSSLANLVGNLGIRNGTTKNDIHWSQPGEKKLTGGTNWQPKTAPTTTWNPATMAPSVMAFPATTPTGMMAYGVPPQMGSMAMMTQPTMMYTQPVLRPPNPFGPVPGAQVCVPTHGTGDPPSTASSPSSQSPLRAPGKDPFAQLSLKDFL
- the picalma gene encoding phosphatidylinositol binding clathrin assembly protein a isoform X22 gives rise to the protein MSGQSITDRITAAQHSVTGSAVSKTVCKATTHEIMGPKKKHLDYLIQCTNEMNVNIPQLADTLFERTTNTSWVVVFKSLITTHHLMVYGNERFIQYLASRNTLFNLSNFLDKSGLQGYDMSTFIRRYSRYLNEKAVSYRQVAFDFTKVKRGADGVMRTMNTEKLLKTIPIIQNQMDALLDFNVNANELTNGVINAAFMLLFKDAIRLFAAYNEGIINLLEKYFDMKKTQCKEGLDIYKKFLTRMTRISEFLKVAEQVGIDRGDIPDLSQAPSSLLDALEQHLASLEGKKVKDSTAASRASTLSNAVSSLANTGISFTKVDEREKQAALEEEQARLKALKEQRLKELSKKPSTTAASPVSTTGGTISTAPAIDLFSTPSSTNSTSKVQSDLLDLQPTFQPPMPISTGLPVANTWAGFSASPAPQSQTSRGLNVDFDSVFGNKSASSNNPDSAGGILKPTVASPNQGLPPNSQQPGKLVSDDLDSSLANLVGNLGIRNGTTKNDIHWSQPGEKKLTGGTNWQPKTAPTTTWNPATMNGMHFPQYAPSVMAFPATTPTGMMAYGVPPQMGSMAMMTQPTMMYTQPVLRPPNPFGPVPGAQPSTASSPSSQSPLRAPGKDPFAQLSLKDFL
- the picalma gene encoding phosphatidylinositol binding clathrin assembly protein a isoform X25 encodes the protein MSGQSITDRITAAQHSVTGSAVSKTVCKATTHEIMGPKKKHLDYLIQCTNEMNVNIPQLADTLFERTTNTSWVVVFKSLITTHHLMVYGNERFIQYLASRNTLFNLSNFLDKSGLQGYDMSTFIRRYSRYLNEKAVSYRQVAFDFTKVKRGADGVMRTMNTEKLLKTIPIIQNQMDALLDFNVNANELTNGVINAAFMLLFKDAIRLFAAYNEGIINLLEKYFDMKKTQCKEGLDIYKKFLTRMTRISEFLKVAEQVGIDRGDIPDLSQAPSSLLDALEQHLASLEGKKVKDSTAASRASTLSNAVSSLANTGISFTKVDEREKQAALEEEQARLKALKEQRLKELSKKPSTTAASPVSTTGGTISTAPAIDLFSTPSSTNSTSKVQSDLLDLQPTFQPPMPISTGLPVANTWADPFTSSEAVDDSIPNLNPFLTKPVVDAVHLPVVSSDGVSFSSRTPSHEMFGDSFCGPAPYPNASLFQSEPSAVAGLFGGFSASPAPQSQTSRGLNVDFDSVFGNKSASSNNPDSADDVLGGILKPTVASPNQGLPPNSQQPGKLVSDDLDSSLANLVGNLGIRNGTTKNDIHWSQPGEKKLTGGTNWQPKTAPTTTWNPATMAPSVMAFPATTPTGMMAYGVPPQMGSMAMMTQPTMMYTQPVLRPPNPFGPVPGAQPSTASSPSSQSPLRAPGKDPFAQLSLKDFL
- the picalma gene encoding phosphatidylinositol binding clathrin assembly protein a isoform X19; its protein translation is MSGQSITDRITAAQHSVTGSAVSKTVCKATTHEIMGPKKKHLDYLIQCTNEMNVNIPQLADTLFERTTNTSWVVVFKSLITTHHLMVYGNERFIQYLASRNTLFNLSNFLDKSGLQGYDMSTFIRRYSRYLNEKAVSYRQVAFDFTKVKRGADGVMRTMNTEKLLKTIPIIQNQMDALLDFNVNANELTNGVINAAFMLLFKDAIRLFAAYNEGIINLLEKYFDMKKTQCKEGLDIYKKFLTRMTRISEFLKVAEQVGIDRGDIPDLSQAPSSLLDALEQHLASLEGKKVKDSTAASRASTLSNAVSSLANTGISFTKVDEREKQAALEEEQARLKALKEQRLKELSKKPSTTAASPVSTTGGTISTAPAIDLFSTPSSTNSTSKVQSDLLDLQPTFQPPMPISTGLPVANTWAGFSASPAPQSQTSRGLNVDFDSVFGNKSASSNNPDSAGGILKPTVASPNQGLPPNSQQPGKLVSDDLDSSLANLVGNLGIRNGTTKNDIHWSQPGEKKLTGGTNWQPKTAPTTTWNPATMNGMHFPQYAPSVMAFPATTPTGMMAYGVPPQMGSMAMMTQPTMMYTQPVLRPPNPFGPVPGAQVCVPTHGTGDPPSTASSPSSQSPLRAPGKDPFAQLSLKDFL
- the picalma gene encoding phosphatidylinositol binding clathrin assembly protein a isoform X26; amino-acid sequence: MSGQSITDRITAAQHSVTGSAVSKTVCKATTHEIMGPKKKHLDYLIQCTNEMNVNIPQLADTLFERTTNTSWVVVFKSLITTHHLMVYGNERFIQYLASRNTLFNLSNFLDKSGLQGYDMSTFIRRYSRYLNEKAVSYRQVAFDFTKVKRGADGVMRTMNTEKLLKTIPIIQNQMDALLDFNVNANELTNGVINAAFMLLFKDAIRLFAAYNEGIINLLEKYFDMKKTQCKEGLDIYKKFLTRMTRISEFLKVAEQVGIDRGDIPDLSQAPSSLLDALEQHLASLEGKKVKDSTAASRASTLSNAVSSLANTGISFTKVDEREKQAALEEEQARLKALKEQRLKELSKKPSTTAASPVSTTGGTISTAPAIDLFSTPSSTNSTSKVQSDLLDLQPTFQPPMPISTGLPVANTWADPFTSSEAVDDSIPNLNPFLTKPVVDAVHLPVVSSDGVSFSSRTPSHEMFGDSFCGPAPYPNASLFQSEPSAVAGLFGGFSASPAPQSQTSRGLNVDFDSVFGNKSASSNNPDSAGGILKPTVASPNQGLPPNSQQPGKLVSDDLDSSLANLVGNLGIRNGTTKNDIHWSQPGEKKLTGGTNWQPKTAPTTTWNPATMNGMHFPQYAPSVMAFPATTPTGMMAYGVPPQMGSMAMMTQPTMMYTQPVLRPPNPFGPVPGAQVCVPTHGTGDPPSTASSPSSQSPLRAPGKDPFAQLSLKDFL